Part of the Papio anubis isolate 15944 chromosome 6, Panubis1.0, whole genome shotgun sequence genome, cccagcttcatCCAgaatctggcacacagtaaaagCTCACCACATGTTTCTGAGTGAAGGAGAGCTCTGCATTTGATAAGTGACTATAACTCCTTGTAGGAATTGTTGTTCTCAGGAAAACAATATCATAggaatgctgctataaatataaagaaagatttatccTGAAAGATTCATATGTCACAGCTAGATTACCTCTTCAGTATCTATTAATTGAAGATCAGATAAGAGACTCCTTAAGGTCTCTACACTCTCAAAAATTATGACTCTTGAAACAATTGCCAAcgtttattttcatagaaaacaTCTGCTGTGCCTAAATGACTAAACATTtccaaaagacataatttttataCAAGGATGTAGGGGAGAGGGGAGGCTTGGATGAAATAAATTAGCAAACTGTTATTCCAACCACTAAGATAGAGAGATGGTTGGGCAGAATTAGTTCTGTTTGGAGAAATACCAAAGTGCAAAGTAATTGCAACTACcttttattgaatgcctactaaaAGCCAAGGCATTACAGTAGGTGATTTGTATACACTATTGAGAATTCTGACAGCAAATTGCCCCACATCACAGAGTTAATAAGCAACTGAGCTGCATCCAGGCCCAGGGTCAGCCAGGCTCCACAGTCTTACAGGTTGGTGTAGTTCTCTAGGGGCTGTTCCAGTAAAGCCAAGGTGGAGAAAGGGATCAAGCGATGTTGCTGAGCAGCAGCAAACGAAAGGGGAATGGAGGTAAGGTGCTGAGAATGGGTGGAAATGAGACTCGGAGACTGAGATGGAGGACTAAGCAAAACCCAGGTATGACAAAGGCATACGACACAGAGAAATGACAAAGGCAAGCTTGCTCATGCTAGTTGTTAGAAACCAGTCAAGCTCCTGGGCCAATAGTTTAAATTGCTACTGCAGAGCTGGAAACCCCTCTCATGGGGCTTCTGAGGTTACAGCCAGGGCATTGCCCCTGGCTTTCTTTTATGGAACCTTTAGAAATTTCTGTGTCCCCTAATGACTTTCATCTTCTTTGATGATTCTAAAAGtgcttaattttataaatacatacatttttatatctctATTTCAAAAGGACAATCAGAACAGAAAATGTCACTTTGAAGTTGCTGCAATTTTTTGGTAGTGAGAGCAAACCCCGTTTTTCgtttggttggtttttatttcatttaaaaatttatgatagGGGGACAAATTCATATACAGGTTAAATATGCTGAGTAGGTACATAGATTTTTCAATATTGCTTTAATATATATTGAGTGAAAAGTATGGCCCTTTTACATATGAGCAGCCTGGATCAAGGCAAAAATTTGCAATAGGCATAAAGAAATCCAGTAGAGAGCGAGTTGACTGTGGCTTAGAAAAGGTGAGAAACTGCTTTTACTGAGTAGAAAAAGAGAGTCATGCTGGGAAATGTGGGACTTCCATAgttgaaatttcttctttttctgtcaaaccaaagggaagagaaagacagttttgaaagagagaagcaaaaaatCCCCCAGGGAAATTACTTCAACAACTAAATTGGGAGAGGTTGAGATGACAGACAGCTACCACATTGAGAAAGGCTATTGGGGGTTGTTCATCTTTGATTCCTGTGAAACCATATTTTTTACACAGAAAATTGATACCTTAAGTAGCATAGATGAAAAAGGAGAGGTTCAGTTTTTACAGCGttaggagaaagaggaaaaagattaGGACTGGGAAGAATTAAAGATAAGACAGaattaattcattatattttgCCTTTACATTTTACTGCATTTATTTGCCTTGGCCATAATATACTATGTAATTCCGTCCTAGCCATAATATActatgtaacttttaaaatttattttctttagtttatcggggtataattgacaaaaatcaTATATAAGTTGtgtaatgtgatgttttgatatacatatacattgtcaGATGATTATTACAATCAAACTAATTAATGTATCTACTACCTCACAgggtttttttggtgtgttttcgTGGCGAGAATACTTACAATCTAGaaaatttacattattattaactatagtcactaggTCTCCAGAACATATTCATCTTATAACCGagagtttgtaccctttgattaATATCTATTTTTCCCACCCCTTggcccctggtaaccacccttctactttctgtttctgtgagctTTATAGTATGTAATTTTAATTCCAAGTTTcagggaaaaagaacaaatcattgAATGGAAAAGTTCTCTATTGGGCAGGGCCCATGCTTTATATGTCTTCGTTGCTCTCCTCTTCTGTTCAGTCAGCTCACAGAAAATACTAGATGGggaaaaatctgtgtttttatatgtgtctgtgtttttggTATTATGAGATCTCAGAGTATTTTTGGTTTAACTACTCCTCTGGGAGGCTTATCCATTTGAATTCCAGGGACAGAACCAAGGGCCCAAGGTCCAAGGCAAAAGCCTTCTAGGAGTATGGAGTACATATTTGCAAATGTATGATACTACTGGGTGGGAGAGTGGCCAACTGGAGTTTATACACCCTACCTAAAAGCTGTCAATTTCATTTTAGCCTCCAACTTTGTGCTTTCCAACTTGGTGCTTtccaattttttccattttaggtCTCCAACTTTACGTGTTTAGAGTGGTTCTTGGTGATACTGGTTGAGTGCCTACTACGTTCTGAGTGCTGTAAATCCTTTTGATAATGCAGCAGAGTAGGTAACGTGactccattttactgatgaagaaagagACTTACAGAAGCAAAATAACTTGCCGAAAATCACTCAGTTATTAAACAACCCATGTTAGatatttatatggtttggctgtgtcccgacccaaatctcatcttgaattgcaatccgaattgtaatccccattgttgaAGGAGGGAcgttgtgggaggtgattagatgaTGGGGACGgctcccccatgctgttcttgtgatgatgAGCTCTCAGGAGGTCTGATGGATTTATAAGAGGCTTTTCTCCCCTTAActttgcacttctctctcctgacGCCACGTGAAGAAGGTTgggtttgctttcccttccactgTTAGAATCACGTTCCTTAGGGTTTGAGAGTCGGCGCGAGGAACCACCCAACACACAAATTTCGGCAGAAAGTCATTTACTGGTGCACCAGGGCCCTCTCACCTGGAaggaatgagggagagagagcCCCGATTTGTGGCGATACATCTCTTTTATAGCGTTTAGGCTTTATTTGCATACAGGCTATTGATTGGCCTCTTTTGTAACCTCGAGGCCAGGTGTCTTTTTCTATTTGGCGACGCAAAGGGGTGGGATAGGTACTAGCCCCGGGGAGGTCTGGGGAATGCAGTTTTCCTTTGCTGATGCAACCTTGGGTCTGGGTTGCAGCGATCGGGCCCCGCCACCTTTAGCATACTGGTTTGGAATTTccggctgaggcagggcttgttTTACAATTCAGAGGGCGggaaagcagttttacagaagcagaacaaaggcAGTTAATCATTTAGTAACAAGTCTTACATCAAGCCTTGCAACAAACTCTGCCTGCGCCACGAACAAACAGAACCATTTACGGGGAGGGcctaaaagttttacttttcattttcccccttttcttgtGTCTTAGAGGCTCAATCTTGAGCTTCTTCATCGGTTCTGAGCACTTGATACTGTTGGGTTAGCACCATAGCGTGTATTATGTTTAATTTATCATTAATAAAAGCGGTTAGACGGTTAAAAATGCACGGCCCAATGGTGAGTAAGAGCAAGAGGGTAAGTAGAGGGCCAAGAAAGGGCAGGAGGTAAGGGAGGAGCCCTTGAAGCCCAGTCCAAAGTGGGTTGGAAGCTAGATCTTTTCTGCGTCTTTCTAGTTCTTCTtgtaaggtttttattttgtctctcaCAATCCCTGATTTGTTAGCATAAAAGCAGCATTTTTCTTGCAGGGCTAAACAGATTCCTCCTTGTTCTGCTGTAAGTAGATCTAGCCCCCTTCTGTTCTGGAGAACCACTTCGGCTAATGAGTCTACTTGATCTTGCAGATCTTGTATGGTGCTGGATAAGATTTGTACATCAGAAATTAGCTGATTAGATAATTTTGTATATTGGGTCACAGAGACACCTAGGCTTGTAGCTCCTGTTGTGAAGGCTGTGGTGATCCCTAGCCCAGCTAGTAAAGGAATAAACTGTATGGCCCGTTTAGGTCTATATATAAAATGATCAATAGCAGGGATAGGGACCGGTTCATCTCCGGGAATGATGTCAATGTCGGGGAGGAGAGTTGCTAGGACGCAAAGCCCCGTCCAGTTCGTGGGTAGATAAGTGTATGCCATGTTATTGCCACAGAGAAAGACCGAACCATTTACAGCGCATATGGGACCGGTGACATTGGTTATGGAGGTACAGTTGCTGAAGGCAACATGGCCTAGATCTATTTCTTCTGTACTGTTGTAGGAAGGGGAAAAGAGGCAAGATGAATTGGAAAACTGCATCGGTTGAACTAGAAGGGGGGGAATTATTAAACAAGAGATATTAACCGAGGAGCAAGTTACGTAGGATAATGGGAAGGTAGGTATTGCGATAGGAGTAGGGGGACCTAATTTTAAACAAAGCCAACAGTCGTCGACCAGGCTCGTGTTGGACATTAGGAGTAAGTTGTAAGTGGCATTGAGAATGTTTAAAGTCTGGGCATCGACCATGAAGTTATCTCTAACCTTAGGCAAGGCCAAAGGGTGATACCGAAGTTCAGGATATAGGGCTTTATgaatttcttccagttttctctgaaCACTTTTAATTCTTGTGGTGTCTAATGGACCTCCTCCATCAGAGACGTGGATAGGAGCTGTAGTGCTCCAGCAAATAGACTGTCCTTTTATGCCATTACAGGGAGATTGTATAAGTTTGTTGGTGGATCCTAATACTTGTACATCACTGGTGCCCccagtttgtgtttttagcagagtaGCCGTATAATATGTCTTATTGCCTGATCTGCATTGTTGGTATGAGGTATAACAAGAACTGTGTACTGAGGACTGGTAAGAACTACAGGGGCACTCTTGGAGTGGCCCGCTAGGGGAGGTGTCTTTTGGAATTAACTTGCATTTCCATCTTTGGTCGGGCATTAAGTAAGCTGTCTTGCCTGAGCAAGTCACTTGACTGACCCTGTCTGACGGGGGCTCGGACACTTGTCCTCCGCTGCAATCGCATGGTCGGCCATATCGCTTTTGTACTAATTCTATGGCTTTGCGAGGGTCGTCAAACCCCGCGTAGACCAGTACTAGGTTGTATAAGAAGATTATCTTTGTTGTGAATCTCATCTTGGACTATGTGAGGGGTTACTGCTATGTACGGCGCGGGGTAGGAGGACAAGGGCAAGTAAGAAGTCAAGTGCGTGAGAGTCTTATCTTAAGGGGGTCCTCGGAGCGGCGGAGCCTCCAAGTTCCGGATGACGCCGGTCCAGGCGTCCCTGGAGCAGCCTTGGCGTGGGATGCGTGAATCCAAGTGGCGATTCCGTCAACCTTTATGGCTGTGGGTGTGGTCAGGAGAACAATGTAGGGTCCTTTCCACCGAGGCTCCAGTCCCTGAGAACGGTGTCGTCTAACGTAGACGGAGTCCCCCACCTGGAAGGGGTGGCTGGTCTGCGAATGTCCTGGCCGGTACAGTTCTGCCAAGGGGGCCCAGATTTGGGTCTGTACTGCTTGTAGTCCTTTTAGCCGGGCCTGTAGGTCAGTCTTAGAGttggagggagaaaaggagtcAAGTAAGGTTGACAAAGGGGGAGGTCCTCCATAGAGGATTTCATATGGAGTGAGCCCAAAGCGGTTAGGCGTATTCCGGGCTCTTAATAGAGCTAGAGATAGGAGGCGTCTCCAATCTTTTAAGCCAGTCTCTAAGGTCAATTTAGTAAGGGTCTCTTTTATTgttctattcattctttctacctgTCCTGAGCTCTGGGGTCTATAAGCACAATGCAATTTCCAATTAATCCCCAGTATCCTGGCTAGCCCCTGACTTACCTGGGAAACGAAGGCCGGCCCGTTGTCTGACCCAATTACCTTGGGAAGTCCAAATCTAGGAAAGATTTCTTCTAGAATCTTCTTGGCTACTATGTGTGCCGTTTCTTGCCGGGTGGGGAAGGCTTCTACCCATCCTGAAAAGGTATCTACAAACACTAGTAAGTACTTATACCCAGCATAGTGAGGCTTTACTTCAGTGAAGTCTACCTCCCAATAAGCCCCCGGGTGGCTGCCACGGGTTCGGGTTCCTGCTGGCACTCGAGTAGCCCCAGCGTTCACCTGCTGACAGACCTTGCAGGCTGAAGTCACCTGTTCTATTAGAGTACTTGCCTTGGGAATGAGAAAGTCAGTTTTTTCAATCAACATTTTTAACTTCCGGCTACCTAAGTGTGTCCAGGCGTGCATCTGCTGGATCATAGCCACAGCTTCTTTTTGTGGGAGGACtgtcttcccttctttttcccaGTTCTTGGTGTCCTTGTTTTTTATAGCTCCCATGGCTTTTGCCTCTTCCTGATCTTCTGGGGTGTAGGTATGTTCATTTTGGTCGGTCTTGTTGGGTTCTGAGGCCAAGGTTAGTACTTTTGCCATGGCTGCCTGCTTGGCCACTTGGTCTGCCTGTCTGTTCCCCACCGCAACTGGATCCTGTCCTTTCTGATGTCCGGGACAGTGGATTATGGCTACTTCTCGTGGGAGGAAGAGGGCTTTTAACAAGGCAAttatttcagctttgttcttgatttctttcccCTCTGATGTTAGGAGACCTCTTCTTTCATAAATACTTCCATGGGTATGAGCCGttgcaaaagcatatcggctATCTGTATAAATATTAGCCTTTTTCCCCTTGGACAGCTCTAGGGCCTTTGTTAGCGCTATTAGCTCAGCCTTTTGTGCAGACGTGCCAGGGGGCAGTGACTGCGCCCAAATGGTGGTGTGGCCATCTACCACTGCTGCCCCCGCCCTCCGGGTACCTGAGTCAAGATAGCTGCTGCCGTCCGTATACCATGTGTGGTCCGCGTCTGGAAGTTCTGTGTCCTTGAGGTCCTCCCGCGTTCCGTGGGTTTCTGCCAACACCTGCCGACAGTCGTGAGGGCTCAGTTGGTCTCCTGGTAGCGGCAGCAGCGTTGCAGGGTTCAGGGTGACCGGAGGGCCAAACCGGACGCGGTCCGTGTCCAATAGAAGGGCTTGGTAGTGGGTCAAGCGTGCATTGGTAATCCACCGGTCCGGGGGCTGTCGCACTATGGCCTCTAGAGCGTGTGGAGTAATAACAGTCAATGGCTGCCCTAGGGTTAACTTAGCAGAGTCTTTGACTAACATGGCAGTGGCTGCCATGATGCGGAGACACGGGGGCCAACCGGCCGCTACAGGATCTAGTTTTTTAGACAGATACGCTACCGGTTTCTTCCAGGGCCCTAATTTCTGGGTTAAGACTCCttttgcaattccttgcctctcATCTAGGAAGAGGGTGAAAGGTTTTGAGGTATCCGGCAACCCAAGGGCTGGGGCAGAGAGGAGTGCTTTCTTTAGAGTCTCAAAAGCCAATTGATGTTCTTCCTGCCAGGTAAAAGGGGTGCTTCCCTTGGTAAGGGTATAAAGGGGGGCGGCCAACTCAGCGAAACCGGGTATCCACAGGCGACAGAACCCAGCAGTTCCCAGGAATTCACGCACCTCTCTGGGATTCCGGGGCGGTGGAATGCGAGCCACAGTCTCTATGCGCCCAGGGGTGAGCCACCTTTTTCCCTCACTCAGTATGTACCCCAGGTAAGTTACCTTGGTCTGACAAATTTGTGCCTTCTTGGCGGATGCCCGGTATCCTTTCTCACCTAGTTCCTGGAGTAGATGCCTAGTACCTTGCATGCAGGCTTCCTTTGTGGGGGCCGCCAAGAGGAGGTCATCTACATACTGGAGCAGGGTCACTTCTGGATGCTGGGTCCGGAAGTCGGTGAGGTCCCTGTGGAGAGCCTCATCGAAGAGAGTGGGGGAGTTTTTGAACCCTTGGGGAAGACGGGTCCAGGTCAATTGGCCTGAGATTCCTCTCTCAGG contains:
- the LOC116275302 gene encoding syncytin-1-like, whose translation is MRFTTKIIFLYNLVLVYAGFDDPRKAIELVQKRYGRPCDCSGGQVSEPPSDRVSQVTCSGKTAYLMPDQRWKCKLIPKDTSPSGPLQECPCSSYQSSVHSSCYTSYQQCRSGNKTYYTATLLKTQTGGTSDVQVLGSTNKLIQSPCNGIKGQSICWSTTAPIHVSDGGGPLDTTRIKSVQRKLEEIHKALYPELRYHPLALPKVRDNFMVDAQTLNILNATYNLLLMSNTSLVDDCWLCLKLGPPTPIAIPTFPLSYVTCSSVNISCLIIPPLLVQPMQFSNSSCLFSPSYNSTEEIDLGHVAFSNCTSITNVTGPICAVNGSVFLCGNNMAYTYLPTNWTGLCVLATLLPDIDIIPGDEPVPIPAIDHFIYRPKRAIQFIPLLAGLGITTAFTTGATSLGVSVTQYTKLSNQLISDVQILSSTIQDLQDQVDSLAEVVLQNRRGLDLLTAEQGGICLALQEKCCFYANKSGIVRDKIKTLQEELERRRKDLASNPLWTGLQGLLPYLLPFLGPLLTLLLLLTIGPCIFNRLTAFINDKLNIIHAMVLTQQYQVLRTDEEAQD